Proteins from a genomic interval of Gossypium hirsutum isolate 1008001.06 chromosome A09, Gossypium_hirsutum_v2.1, whole genome shotgun sequence:
- the LOC107930261 gene encoding pre-mRNA cleavage factor Im 25 kDa subunit 2: MVSSPVVNTYPLSSYTFGTKEPKMEKDTSVADRLARMKVNYMKEGMRTSVEAILLVQEHNHPHILLLQIGNTFCKLPGGRLKPGENEIEGLKRKLTSKLGANSPALVPDWQIGESVAIWWRPNFETMMYPYCPPHITKPKECKKLFLVHLSEKEYFAVPKNLKLLAVPLFELYDNVQRYGPVISTIPQQLSRFQFNMISI, translated from the exons ATGGTATCGTCACCTGTCGTGAACACGTATCCACTGTCCAGCTACACCTTCGGCACCAAAGAGCCGAAGATGGAGAAGGACACGTCCGTTGCCGATCGCCTTGCTCGCATGAAAGTCAA TTATATGAAAGAGGGCATGAGAACAAGTGTTGAAGCGATTTTACTG GTCCAAGAACATAATCATCCTCACATTCTTCTTCTGCAAATTGGGAACACATTCTGCAAACTTCCTGGTGGACGCCTGAAGCCTGGAGAAAATG AGATTGAGGGTCTGAAGAGGAAGCTGACCAGCAAGCTTGGAGCTAATTCACCTGCTCTTGTGCCAGACTGGCAG ATTGGTGAGTCTGTGGCCATCTGGTGGAGGCCCAATTTTGAGACAATGATGTATCCATATTGCCCTCCCCACATTACAAAACCCAAG GAGTGCAAGAAGCTTTTCCTCGTCCACTTGTCTGAGAAAGAGTACTTTGCAGTACCGAAGAATCTGAAACTTCTTGCTGTACCATTGTTTGAGCTCTACGATAATGTGCAG AGATATGGGCCAGTCATATCAACCATTCCTCAGCAGCTTTCTAGATTCCAGTTCAACATGATCAGTATATGA
- the LOC107930262 gene encoding remorin, whose translation MAEEEPKKVETVTPSEQPPPEAPKDVAEEKSVIPPPPSEEKPAESAALQKAAEPTEEKSTESTVDRDTVLARVATEKRISLIKAWEESERSKAENKAHKKLSSIEAWENSKKAALEAELKKIQEKLEKQKAEYVEKMKNKIALIHKEAEEKKAMVEAKRGEDLLKAEEIAAKYRATGTTPNKVLGCF comes from the exons ATGGCAGAGGAAGAACCCAAGAAGGTTGAAACCGTAACCCCCTCGGAGCAACCACCTCCCGAAGCCCCCAAAGACGTTGCGGAGGAAAAATCCGTAATCCCGCCTCCTCCCTCTGAAGAAAAACCTGCTGAGTCCGCCGCACTCCAAA AGGCCGCGGAACCGACTGAGGAAAAGAGCACGGAGAGTACTGTGGACCGAG ATACTGTGCTTGCTAGAGTTGCGACAGAGAAGCGAATATCACTGATCAAAGCTTGGGAAGAGAGTGAAAGAAGCAAAGCTGAAAACAA AGCTCATAAAAAGCTTTCCTCTATCGAGGCATGGGAAAACAGCAAGAAAGCTGCTCTGGAAGCTGAGCTGAAAAAGATT CAGGAAAAACTAGAGAAGCAGAAAGCTGAGTATGTggagaaaatgaaaaacaaaatagcCTTAATCCACAAGGAAGCAGAAGAGAAGAAAGCTATGGTTGAAGCCAAGCGTGGGGAAGATCTTCTCAAGGCTGAGGAGATAGCTGCCAAGTACCGTGCCACCGGAACTACTCCGAACAAGGTCCTTGGTTGTTTTTGA